The Acidobacteriota bacterium DNA window GACCGAGCCATCTCGACGAACTCGGCCTCGACCTCCGGCCAGTCGTGCAAGGTGGCCGGATCGAAGTCCGCGCCGTTCGGCCAGAGAAGGGTATAGCCCTCCGGACTGATCGTCACTGCGTTGAATACGTCGAGGTCCTTCAGCGGCCCAAAGAGCTCGCCCTCGAGAACCGGCAGGAAGTTAA harbors:
- a CDS encoding DUF2442 domain-containing protein, coding for MHRVASFAIVGPHELEVGFEDGVVRRINFLPVLEGELFGPLKDLDVFNAVTISPEGYTLLWPNGADFDPATLHDWPEVEAEFVEMARSWGHRSKAATD